The sequence below is a genomic window from Myxococcus xanthus.
AGGCCCATCTGGGAGATGCCCAGGAAGGTGGCCAGTTGCTTGCGGTACTCCGGCAGGCTCATGCGCCCGCGCAGCAGCGTCTGCGTCAGCACCGCCGAGTTGTACGGCAACGTCCCCACCAGGATGGCCCGCATGGCCGTCTCGTGCAGCCGGCCGTGGTGCTTTCGGAAGTACGCCAGGCGCGTGCGCCACAGCTCGATGCGCACCTTGTCCGCCCCGGTGTCGGACGGACGGAACGAGCGGCTGGTCAGGTGCGTAATCACCGCCTCCGGGCAGAAGGCCACCTCCCAGCCCGCCTTCCAGGCCCGCACGCACCAGTCGGTGTCCTCGGTGTTGCCCAGCGGGGACATCTGCTCGTCGAGCAGGCCCACCTCCGCGAGCGCCTCCTCGCGCACCACGATGCAGGCGCCCAGCACCCAGCTCACGCGGGCCTCGTCGTGGCCGTACTGCGCCGGGTCGATGGCCATCGCCTTGAGGAAGTGGAGGGGACGCGGCAGGAAGACGATGTCGAAGAGCTGCCCGGCCAGCGACATGGGCCGGAAGGTGCAGTTCTGGATGGTGCCGTCCGCGTTCAACAGCCGCGCGCCCGCCATGCCCACGCGCGGGTTGTCATCCATGAAGCGCACCAGCGCGTCGAAGGCGCCCTCGTGGACGATGGTGTCGTCATTGAAGATACAGAAGTGACGGCCCCGGGCCTGGCGCAACACCTGGTTGTGGTTGGCGGAGAAGCCCTTGCGCTCCGTGTTGAAGAGCCAGCGCACCTGGGGAAAGTCGCGCCGCATGGCGTCCACGCCGCGACCGCCCGTGGCGTTGTCGACAATCCAGACCTCGAAGGAGCTGTCGCGCGTCGTCGCGTACAGCGTGCGCAGACAGTCGTGCAGCAACTCCGGATTGCTGTGATTGACGATGGAGATGACCAGGTCGGGCTTCTTCATCGGGACCTCCGCGTGTCTGCTCACGTCGACGCCGGACTCGCCGGAGTTGGCCTCGCGGCCCTCCGTGCCCGGATGAATTCGAGAATCTGCCTCAGCTCGCCCAGGAGTGGCAGCGTTCCCGGCAGCCGCTCACGGGCCCACACCAGGATG
It includes:
- a CDS encoding glycosyltransferase family 2 protein, giving the protein MKKPDLVISIVNHSNPELLHDCLRTLYATTRDSSFEVWIVDNATGGRGVDAMRRDFPQVRWLFNTERKGFSANHNQVLRQARGRHFCIFNDDTIVHEGAFDALVRFMDDNPRVGMAGARLLNADGTIQNCTFRPMSLAGQLFDIVFLPRPLHFLKAMAIDPAQYGHDEARVSWVLGACIVVREEALAEVGLLDEQMSPLGNTEDTDWCVRAWKAGWEVAFCPEAVITHLTSRSFRPSDTGADKVRIELWRTRLAYFRKHHGRLHETAMRAILVGTLPYNSAVLTQTLLRGRMSLPEYRKQLATFLGISQMGLRARV